The following coding sequences are from one Lolium rigidum isolate FL_2022 chromosome 6, APGP_CSIRO_Lrig_0.1, whole genome shotgun sequence window:
- the LOC124664927 gene encoding F-box protein At5g49610-like produces the protein MAEVAGSKPRLPEEIVLWEILTRLPSKPLLRCRAVCRSWRRLLTSDEAFLLAHHRRQPALQLVTIGEAQERRVDVLNHRAGERRPVVRTDLLRGIDDDLCLLAACDGLLVVFAYGAYHICNPATRQRAPLPLLRGAFVCGLYPHRPSRSYRVLCCKGRAVYYVHTVGSTELRCVGEPPEQWATRDISLMSGYCYPPILVQGRLHWRPVALLGTKCDNMLVFDTMAESFRSVRTPVEGPCADPFEMKGELGLYNRHGQMVDLWVLEDHENNLWSFKHRIKLERPILFLVPDAQGDVFVISMESGGIGWHQCLKHLSGSVETRHKWSMPLNLTRHRLKESLIRHDFFLPEESNGGVDETPLFQGLSTAAVLPDDTSH, from the coding sequence ATGGCAGAAGTGGCCGGCAGCAAGCCCCGGCTCCCCGAGGAGATCGTTCTCTGGGAGATCCTGACGCGCCTTCCATCCAAGCCCCTCCTCCGGTGTCGCGCTGTCTGCCGCTCCTGGCGCCGGCTCCTCACCTCCGACGAGGCCTTCCTCCTCGCCCACCACCGCCGGCAGCCCGCGCTCCAGCTCGTCACCATCGGGGAAGCCCAGGAGCGCAGGGTAGACGTTCTCAACCACCGGGCCGGCGAGCGGCGCCCCGTCGTCCGGACGGACCTGCTCAGGGGCATCGATGACGACCTCTGTCTGCTCGCCGCCTGCGACGGCCTTCTCGTCGTCTTCGCCTACGGGGCCTACCACATCTGCAACCCGGCCACTCGGCAGCGCGCTCCCCTTCCGCTCCTCCGCGGTGCCTTCGTATGCGGCCTCTACCCACACCGCCCGTCCAGGTCCTACCGGGTGTTGTGCTGCAAGGGACGCGCCGTCTACTACGTGCACACCGTGGGATCCACTGAGCTCAGGTGCGTCGGCGAGCCTCCCGAGCAATGGGCGACCCGTGACATCTCGCTCATGTCTGGGTACTGTTACCCGCCAATCCTCGTACAGGGCAGGCTCCACTGGCGTCCCGTGGCGTTGCTCGGCACCAAGTGCGACAACATGCTGGTTTTCGACACCATGGCTGAGTCCTTCCGGAGTGTCCGGACACCCGTCGAGGGCCCCTGCGCCGATCCCTTTGAGATGAAGGGGGAGCTTGGATTGTACAACCGCCACGGCCAAATGGTTGATCTATGGGTGCTGGAGGACCACGAGAACAACCTGTGGTCGTTCAAGCACCGCATCAAGTTGGAGAGGCCAATTCTTTTCCTGGTGCCGGATGCGCAAGGAGATGTGTTCGTTATTTCTATGGAAAGTGGGGGCATTGGTTGGCATCAGTGCCTGAAACACTTGTCTGGCAGTGTGGAGACACGGCATAAATGGAGCATGCCTCTCAACCTGACGAGGCATAGGCTCAAAGAAAGCCTTATCCGGCATGACTTCTTCCTCCCGGAGGAAAGTAATGGTGGTGTGGATGAAACACCGTTGTTCCAGGGGTTGTCAACTGCGGCGGTGCTTCCTGATGATACTTCTCACTAG